A window from Solanum stenotomum isolate F172 chromosome 7, ASM1918654v1, whole genome shotgun sequence encodes these proteins:
- the LOC125871792 gene encoding uncharacterized protein LOC125871792 has product MPDIERLVNDFVAKLSKRKVEGSQATSRLTAELLRSVVSLQRLPPTNSGAVLIEAVRGIGVKLVAANPVELAVGNIVRRVLHIIREEDLSLLTSKTSDLDLSAASDDEGTIDQDYDPTQSAAAAAAAAKSFLRPPSLHALLENMSDKAVPSNNYTSSSGGDSEEKSKADKLARTRKLKHDVIEAINILIEEIDTCHELIAEQAVEHIHQNEVILTLGSSRTAFEFLCAAKEKKRSFRVVVAEGAPRYQGHALAKELVSRGLQTIVVTDSAVFAMISRVNMVIVGVHAVMANGGVIAPVGMNMVALAAQKHAVPFVVVAGIHKLCPSYPHNPEVCLNDMRSPAELLEFGRFSNFMEFGMDSEAPLQVVNPGFDYVAPELVSLLITDIGGHNPSYMYRLISDYYSADDFDLQGRIHK; this is encoded by the exons ATGCCGGATATTGAGAGACTTGTGAATGATTTTGTTGCAAAGCTCAGCAAACG TAAGGTTGAAGGGTCACAAGCAACTTCGCGGCTAACAGCAGAGTTGCTTCGTTCTGTAGTTTCGTTGCAAAGATTGCCACCTACTAACTCAGGTGCAGTGCTCATTGAGGCTGTGAGGGGTATAGGTGTTAAACTGGTTGCTGCCAACCCCGTTG AGCTTGCTGTTGGAAATATTGTTAGGCGTGTTCTTCATATTATCCGGGAGGAGGATCTCTCTCTTTTGACCAGTAAAACGAGCGACTTAGATTTATCAGCTGCAAGTGATGATGAAGGAACCATAGACCAGGATTATGACCCAACTCAGTCTGCTGCCGCAGCTGCAGCTGCAGCTAAAAGTTTTCTGCGGCCTCCTTCATTGCATGCACTTCTGGAGAATATGTCGGATAAAGCTGTACCGAGTAACAATTACACCTCCTCTTCCGGTGGAGATTCTGAAGAGAAAAGCAAAG CTGATAAACTTGCCAGGACTCGGAAGTTAAAGCATGATGTCATTGAGGCAATTAACATTCTAATTGAAGAAATTGATACTTGTCATGAGCTGATCGCGGAACAGGCAGTTGAGCATATTCACCAAAA TGAAGTAATACTAACACTAGGTAGTTCGAGAACTGCCTTTGAATTCCTCTGTGCCGCAAAAGAGAAAAAACGGTCTTTTCGGGTGGTTGTTGCAGAGGGTGCACCGAG GTACCAGGGGCATGCTCTTGCAAAAGAGCTGGTATCAAGAGGTCTACAAACTATAGTTGTAACAGATTCTGCTGTTTTTGCAATGATTTCTAGAGTAAATATG GTTATAGTGGGAGTTCATGCAGTGATGGCCAATGGTGGTGTCATTGCACCTGTTGGAATGAACATGGTTGCACTTGCCGCTCAAAAGCATGCTGTTCCATTTGTCGTAGTTGCTGGCATTCACAAG TTGTGCCCTTCATATCCACACAATCCAGAGGTTTGTCTGAATGACATGCGATCCCCTGCTGAACTTCTCGAATTCGGGCGATTTTCAAACTTCATGGAATTTGGAATGGATAGTGAGGCTCCTCTTCAAGTTGTTAACCCTGGTTTTGATTATGTGGCACCTGAGCTTGTCAGCCTTCTCATCACCGACAT TGGAGGGCATAACCCGTCATATATGTATCGTCTCATATCGGACTACTACTCAGCTGATGATTTTGATTTGCAAGGGAGGATACATAAATGA
- the LOC125870088 gene encoding uncharacterized protein LOC125870088, producing the protein KPPPIPAPKLPPTPNPPPNPPPAPPPMPPIPPPPPPPPPNPMPPPLPIPPPTPPPTPPPTPPPTPPPPPPPPPPPPPPPTPPPAPPPTPPPTPPPTPPPPPPPPPAPPPMPPPTPPPAPPPTPPPTPPPTPPPRPPPPPAPPPMPPPTPPPAPPPIPPPLPIPPPTPPPLPIPPPIPPPPPTPPPMPPPLPIPPPAPPPTPPPIPPPLPIPPPMPPPFPIPPPAPPPAPPPIPPPTPPPAPPPAPPPIPPPFPPPAPPPIPPPVPPPAPPPMPPPLPMPPPIPPPPPAPPPTPPPMPPPLPIPPPPPVPPPMPPPIPPPPPAPPPTPPPIPPPLPMPPPIPPPAPPPAPPPMPPPLPIPPPPPAPPPMPPPLPIPPPPPAPPPTPPPIPPPPPAPPPAPPPMPPPIPPPPPAPPPMPPPLPIPPPIPPPPPAPPPTPPPMPPPLPMPPPIPPPPPAPPPIPPPLPMPPPIPPPPPAPPPTPPPMPPPLPMPPPIPPPPPAPPPIPPPIPPPPPAPPPIPPPFPNPPPIPPPPPPPYPPPPSLPKPPPAPKPPPNPPPSPIVKNFSSSKSFTFLAKATLPTRT; encoded by the coding sequence AAACCACCTCCGATACCTGCACCTAAACTACCTCCTACACCAAATCCGCCTCCAAATCCACCACCGGCACCTCCTCCAATGCCACCAATTcctcctcctccaccaccaccaccaccaaatCCAATGCCGCCACCCTTGCCAATTCCTCCTCCTACACCACCACCGACACCTCCTCCAACGCCACCACCaactcctcctcctcctcctcctcctccacctccaccaccaccaccaccaactcCTCCTCCTGCACCACCACCGACACCTCCTCCGACGCCACCACCaactcctcctcctcctccaccaccaccaccggCACCTCCTCCGATGCCACCACCAACTCCTCCTCCTGCACCACCACCGACACCTCCTCCAACACCACCACCAACTCCTCCTCCTCGTCCACCACCACCACCGGCACCTCCTCCGATGCCACCACCAACTCCTCCTCCTGCACCACCACCAATACCACCACCTTTGCCAATTCCTCCTCCTACACCACCACCCTTACCAATTCCTCCTCCTATACCACCACCTCCACCTACGCCACCTCCAATGCCTCCACCTTTGCCAATTCCACCTCCAGCACCACCCCCAACTCCTCCACCAATTCCGCCACCTTTGCCAATACCACCTCCTATGCCACCACCTTTTCCAATACCTCCTCCTGCACCACCTCCGGCTCCTCCGCCGATACCTCCTCCTACACCACCACCAGCTCCTCCACCAGCACCACCACCAATTCCTCCTCCTTTTCCACCTCCAGCTCCCCCACCAATACCACCTCCTGTACCGCCACCAGCTCCGCCTCCAATGCCACCACCTTTACCAATGCCTCCACCTATTCCACCCCCGCCTCCTGCACCGCCACCAACTCCTCCTCCGATGCCACCACCTTTACCAATACCTCCCCCACCACCAGTTCCACCTCCAATGCCTCCACCTATTCCACCCCCGCCTCCTGCACCACCACCAACTCCTCCTCCAATACCACCACCTTTACCAATGCCTCCACCTATTCCACCTCCTGCACCACCACCAGCTCCTCCTCCAATGCCACCACCTTTACCGATTCCTCCCCCACCACCAGCTCCTCCTCCAATGCCACCACCTTTACCGATTCCTCCCCCACCACCAGCTCCACCTCCAACGCCTCCACCTATTCCACCCCCACCTCCTGCACCACCACCAGCTCCTCCTCCAATGCCTCCACCTATTCCTCCCCCGCCACCAGCTCCACCTCCAATGCCACCACCTTTACCAATACCTCCACCTATTCCGCCCCCACCTCCTGCACCGCCACCAACTCCTCCTCCAATGCCACCACCTTTACCGATGCCTCCACCTATTCCTCCCCCACCCCCAGCTCCTCCTCCAATTCCACCCCCTTTACCAATGCCTCCACCTATTCCTCCTCCGCCTCCTGCACCGCCACCAACTCCTCCGCCAATGCCACCACCTTTACCAATGCCTCCACCTATTCCTCCTCCGCCTCCTGCACCACCCCCAATTCCTCCGCCTATTCCACCCCCGCCTCCTGCACCTCCCCCAattccaccaccttttccaaaCCCACCACCAATACCACCTCCTCCGCCTCCACCATACCCTCCACCACCGTCACTGCCAAAACCTCCACCAGCACCAAAACCACCACCAAATCCCCCTCCCTCACCAATAGTAAAAAACTTCTCATCCTCaaaatctttcacatttctAGCAAAAGCCACACTTCCCACAAGAACATAA